One stretch of Vulgatibacter sp. DNA includes these proteins:
- the holB gene encoding DNA polymerase III subunit delta', giving the protein MKLSAVQGQPRAIRQLEAALRNRRVHHAWLFAGPPGVGKEMAARAFAAALLCAEGGEEPAAEACGSCDACQRVARGVHPDFVVVMPEAEAVHRKLLAREDLPKSPSRDLKIDQIRQVESQLVHAPLVGRRRVVLLLRADSLNAAAQNAFLKTLEEPPEGTHLVLVADAADGLLPTIRSRCVRVPFVPLPIDFVAARVREEKGVDEETARLCAALAGGSLGEALAVSADSLADRVRILEALEALAPTDLRPLLGLAETIAGSGREATELRLDVIALFYRDVALAAEGLPDDALANRDLAPLVRKAAARGAEQALGRVRLAGKAKDALRRHASARLAVEQMLLAMIVPEEIS; this is encoded by the coding sequence GTGAAGCTCTCCGCCGTACAGGGCCAGCCCCGCGCCATCCGCCAGCTCGAGGCGGCACTCCGCAACCGACGCGTCCACCACGCCTGGCTCTTCGCCGGTCCGCCTGGGGTGGGGAAGGAGATGGCTGCGCGCGCCTTCGCCGCCGCCCTCCTCTGCGCGGAGGGCGGCGAGGAACCTGCCGCGGAGGCCTGCGGCAGCTGCGACGCCTGCCAGCGGGTGGCCCGCGGCGTCCACCCCGACTTCGTGGTGGTGATGCCGGAGGCCGAGGCGGTCCACCGCAAGCTGCTCGCCCGCGAGGACCTGCCGAAGAGCCCGTCCCGGGACCTCAAGATCGACCAGATCCGCCAGGTGGAGTCACAGCTCGTCCACGCGCCGCTCGTGGGCAGGCGCCGGGTGGTGCTCCTGCTCCGGGCCGATTCGCTCAACGCCGCGGCGCAGAACGCCTTCCTGAAGACGCTGGAGGAGCCGCCGGAGGGGACGCACCTCGTCCTGGTCGCCGACGCGGCGGACGGGCTCTTGCCCACGATCCGCTCCCGCTGCGTGCGCGTGCCCTTCGTGCCCCTGCCGATCGACTTCGTCGCTGCCCGGGTCCGGGAGGAGAAGGGGGTCGACGAGGAGACCGCCCGGCTCTGCGCCGCCCTCGCCGGCGGCTCGCTGGGGGAGGCGCTCGCCGTCTCCGCCGATTCGCTGGCGGACCGGGTCCGGATCCTCGAGGCGCTCGAGGCCCTCGCCCCCACCGACCTCCGCCCGCTCCTCGGCCTCGCCGAGACGATCGCGGGCAGCGGCAGGGAGGCGACCGAGCTCCGCCTCGACGTGATCGCGCTCTTCTACCGGGACGTGGCCCTCGCCGCGGAAGGGCTCCCCGACGACGCCCTCGCCAACCGCGACCTGGCGCCCCTCGTCCGCAAGGCAGCAGCCCGCGGCGCCGAGCAGGCGCTGGGCAGGGTGCGCCTCGCTGGCAAGGCGAAGGACGCGCTCCGCCGCCACGCCAGCGCCCGCCTCGCGGTGGAGCA